The following are encoded in a window of Geobacter metallireducens GS-15 genomic DNA:
- the metG gene encoding methionine--tRNA ligase, translated as MSRTFYVTTPIYYVNDVPHIGHAYTTLAADVLARYKRLKGYDVFFLTGTDEHGQKVEKAANAAGETPLELADRVVKRFQALWEKLDISYNDFIRTTQERHKKGVTHLFREVMAKGDIYLGEYEDWYCTPCETFWTETQLIDGKCPDCNRPVEKLKEESYFFRMSKYQEQLLAHIEANPDFIQPKSRRNEIISFVKEGLRDLSVSRTSFNWGIPVPGNERHVIYVWFDALTNYITALGYPDQAGNYGKFWPVDAHLIGKDILRFHAVYWPTFLMAAGLPVPRKVFAHGWWTVEGQKMSKSLQNVVEPNMLVDKYGIDAVRYFLLREVPFGLDGDFSHAALVHRINSDLANDLGNLLSRSTAMVNKYFGGTLPQPGAMTELDAAFRARTEAMISQLESCMDEMAFSKGLQAIWEVISAGNKYIDESAPWTLAKDPAQKERLGTIMYTLLEAQRIVHTLLSAFMPRTAAKALGYLGCMEALRDEDLAWGKLVPGTQIAKAEALFPRIEDKAE; from the coding sequence ATGAGCCGAACGTTCTATGTCACGACCCCCATCTACTACGTAAATGACGTACCGCACATCGGCCATGCGTACACGACCCTCGCCGCCGATGTCCTTGCCCGCTACAAGCGGCTCAAGGGGTATGATGTCTTTTTCCTGACCGGGACCGACGAGCACGGCCAGAAGGTGGAGAAGGCCGCCAACGCCGCCGGCGAGACCCCCCTGGAGCTGGCCGATCGGGTGGTGAAGCGTTTCCAGGCCCTCTGGGAAAAACTTGACATCAGCTACAACGACTTCATCCGCACCACCCAGGAGCGCCACAAGAAGGGGGTAACCCACCTCTTCCGGGAGGTCATGGCCAAGGGGGACATCTATCTCGGCGAGTATGAGGACTGGTACTGCACCCCGTGCGAAACCTTCTGGACCGAAACCCAGCTCATCGACGGCAAATGCCCCGACTGCAACCGTCCCGTGGAAAAGCTCAAGGAAGAGTCCTACTTCTTCCGGATGAGCAAGTACCAGGAGCAGCTCCTGGCCCACATCGAAGCGAACCCCGACTTCATCCAGCCCAAGAGCCGGCGCAACGAAATTATCTCTTTCGTCAAGGAAGGGCTCCGGGATCTCTCGGTTTCCCGCACCTCCTTCAACTGGGGGATTCCGGTACCGGGGAACGAGCGGCACGTGATCTACGTCTGGTTCGACGCCCTCACCAACTACATCACAGCCCTCGGCTATCCCGACCAGGCCGGTAATTACGGGAAATTCTGGCCCGTGGACGCCCACCTCATCGGCAAGGATATCCTCCGCTTCCACGCGGTCTACTGGCCCACCTTCCTCATGGCCGCCGGACTTCCGGTGCCGAGGAAAGTATTTGCCCACGGCTGGTGGACCGTCGAAGGGCAGAAGATGAGCAAGAGCCTCCAGAATGTGGTGGAGCCCAACATGCTCGTGGACAAGTACGGCATCGACGCGGTCCGCTACTTCCTCCTGCGGGAGGTCCCCTTCGGCCTCGACGGCGACTTCTCCCACGCGGCCCTCGTCCACCGGATCAACTCGGACCTGGCCAACGACCTGGGGAACCTCCTCAGCCGCTCTACCGCCATGGTGAACAAGTACTTCGGCGGCACCCTCCCCCAGCCGGGAGCCATGACCGAACTGGACGCCGCCTTCCGGGCCAGGACCGAGGCGATGATCAGCCAACTCGAGTCATGCATGGACGAAATGGCCTTCAGTAAGGGCCTCCAGGCAATCTGGGAAGTGATCTCCGCCGGAAACAAATACATCGACGAGAGCGCCCCCTGGACCCTGGCCAAGGATCCGGCCCAGAAGGAGCGTCTCGGCACCATCATGTACACCCTCTTGGAGGCCCAGCGGATCGTGCATACGCTCTTGTCTGCCTTCATGCCGCGCACCGCGGCCAAAGCCCTCGGCTATCTGGGCTGCATGGAGGCACTCAGGGACGAAGACCTGGCGTGGGGCAAACTGGTTCCGGGAACACAGATTGCCAAGGCAGAGGCGCTTTTCCCGCGAATCGAAGACAAAGCCGAATAG
- a CDS encoding YdcF family protein, which translates to MALFFRGLFSLLVIFLVVATVLFVDFAYKTFSVRQRDIATDAIVVLAGGRGRVEEGIRLFRAKKGKYLFLIGVDPMVRKQELFQERKGESLADRVVLENASRNTLENALYGREIIDRKDIRSISLITSRYHMKRATLIFRSTLPRDIAIYPHPVDTINLKEAWWRDQGSFRLLFSEFYKYCLFRFFFLFASGELRPPAGP; encoded by the coding sequence ATGGCGCTCTTTTTTCGTGGCCTTTTCTCGCTTTTGGTGATCTTTCTGGTAGTGGCGACGGTCCTCTTCGTGGACTTCGCCTACAAGACCTTTTCCGTGCGGCAGCGTGACATCGCCACCGACGCCATCGTGGTCCTTGCCGGGGGACGGGGGAGAGTGGAAGAGGGGATACGGCTCTTCAGGGCGAAGAAGGGAAAGTACCTCTTTCTCATCGGGGTCGACCCCATGGTGCGGAAGCAGGAACTCTTCCAGGAGCGGAAGGGGGAAAGCCTCGCCGACCGGGTGGTCCTGGAAAATGCATCGCGGAACACTCTGGAAAATGCCCTTTATGGCAGGGAGATCATTGATCGAAAGGATATCCGCTCGATTAGTCTCATCACTTCCCGCTACCACATGAAACGGGCGACCCTCATCTTCAGGAGCACGCTTCCCCGGGACATAGCCATCTACCCCCATCCGGTCGATACGATCAATCTCAAGGAAGCGTGGTGGCGTGACCAGGGGAGTTTCCGGCTCCTCTTCAGCGAGTTCTACAAGTACTGCCTCTTCAGGTTCTTCTTTCTTTTCGCCTCTGGAGAACTGAGACCACCTGCGGGACCGTAG
- the rpmB gene encoding 50S ribosomal protein L28 yields MSRKCEICGKGPSFGNNVSHANNKTRTTWYPNLQKVKAVRNGSVQTIKVCTRCIRSGHVTKAI; encoded by the coding sequence ATGTCGAGAAAATGTGAAATCTGCGGCAAAGGTCCCAGTTTCGGTAACAATGTCAGCCACGCCAACAACAAGACCCGCACCACGTGGTACCCGAACCTGCAGAAGGTGAAGGCCGTCAGGAACGGTAGCGTCCAGACCATCAAGGTCTGCACCCGCTGCATCCGCTCCGGCCACGTCACCAAGGCCATCTAA
- a CDS encoding RidA family protein, with protein MKEIIATDKAPKAIGPYSQAVKAGGFLFLSGQIPLDPATGEFVPGGIREQTDRVMDNIAAVLAEAGLGFDAVVKTTIFLTDLANFGVVNEVYGSRFSAEPPARSTVEVKGLPRGALVEIEVLALC; from the coding sequence ATGAAAGAGATTATTGCCACCGACAAGGCACCCAAGGCGATCGGGCCCTATTCTCAGGCAGTGAAGGCGGGGGGCTTCCTGTTCCTCTCGGGGCAGATACCGCTGGATCCTGCAACCGGAGAATTTGTGCCCGGTGGGATCAGGGAGCAGACCGACCGGGTCATGGACAATATTGCCGCGGTATTGGCCGAGGCCGGCCTCGGTTTTGACGCCGTCGTGAAGACGACCATCTTTCTGACCGATCTGGCCAATTTCGGGGTGGTCAACGAGGTGTATGGGAGCCGTTTTTCCGCAGAGCCGCCGGCACGTTCCACGGTGGAGGTGAAAGGTCTTCCTCGCGGCGCCCTGGTGGAAATCGAGGTGCTTGCCCTCTGCTGA
- a CDS encoding RelA/SpoT family protein: MIRLNDILDKVGSYNPAPDLDLVRKAYVYCAKVHQGQTRLSGEPYLVHPMEVAGLLADLRLDVPTVVTGLLHDTIEDTLTTREELEGLFGAEVANLVDGVTKISKIHFKTKEESQAENFRKMLLAMANDIRVILVKLADRLHNMRTLQYQPEPKQRSIARETLDIYAPIANRLGISWIKSELEDLSFRYLEPQIYYDLASKVTKKKKERESYVDEVRKIIVDKLVEHDIKGEVFGRSKHLYSIWRKMQSRSVDIDQIYDLIAIRVMVNDIRECYEVLGLIHSTWKPIPGRFKDYIAMPKGNMYQSLHTTVIGPHGERMEVQIRTYDMHGVAEAGIAAHWKYKEGKGYDEKEVKRFAWLRQLLEWQQELQDSHEFMSTVKVELFPEEVYVFTPNGDVKSFPKGSTPIDFAYTIHTDLGHRCVGAKVNGKLVPLKYELKNGDIVEVITSPHHTPSKDWLKIVRSSRARNKIRAWIKTEERVRSISLGKEIMEKEFRRFSLNLGKLQKTGELKRVATEFGYVGDDDLMAAVGYGKLSCNQVLGKLLPEEKLAEKQELKESRIGKAISKLTGKSTSAIQIGGVDDVLVRFGKCCNPVPGDEIVGFITRGRGVTVHTADCPIALENDPERRIAVDWNRERKAALPVKIKVSCHDQKGILANITLAITNCEANISSASIQSTVDRRGVNIFEVDVTSLEHLTRVMNNIMKVSGVTHVERMKS; this comes from the coding sequence ATGATCAGACTCAACGATATCCTCGATAAGGTTGGTTCATACAACCCCGCGCCGGACCTGGACCTGGTGCGCAAGGCCTACGTATACTGCGCCAAGGTCCACCAGGGGCAGACCCGTCTTTCGGGCGAGCCCTATCTGGTTCACCCCATGGAGGTGGCGGGGCTTCTGGCCGACCTCCGGCTCGATGTCCCCACCGTGGTGACGGGGCTTCTCCATGACACCATCGAGGATACCCTGACCACCCGCGAGGAACTGGAAGGGCTGTTCGGTGCCGAGGTGGCCAACCTCGTGGACGGTGTCACCAAGATCAGCAAAATCCACTTCAAGACCAAGGAAGAGAGCCAGGCCGAGAACTTCCGCAAGATGCTCCTGGCCATGGCCAATGACATCCGGGTCATTCTAGTGAAGCTGGCCGACCGCCTCCACAACATGCGGACCCTCCAGTACCAGCCCGAGCCGAAGCAGCGCTCCATCGCCCGCGAAACCCTCGACATCTACGCACCTATCGCTAACCGTCTCGGTATTTCCTGGATCAAGAGCGAACTGGAGGATCTCTCCTTCCGGTACCTGGAGCCACAGATCTACTACGATCTCGCCTCCAAGGTGACCAAGAAGAAGAAGGAGCGGGAGAGCTATGTCGATGAGGTGCGGAAGATCATCGTCGACAAGCTTGTGGAGCACGACATCAAGGGGGAGGTCTTCGGCCGGAGCAAGCATCTCTACTCCATCTGGCGCAAGATGCAGAGCCGCAGTGTCGATATCGACCAGATCTACGACCTGATCGCCATTCGCGTCATGGTGAACGATATCCGCGAGTGCTATGAGGTGCTGGGTCTCATCCATTCCACCTGGAAGCCGATCCCCGGCCGCTTCAAGGACTACATCGCCATGCCCAAGGGGAACATGTACCAGTCGCTCCACACGACGGTCATCGGTCCCCACGGGGAGCGGATGGAGGTGCAGATCCGCACCTATGACATGCACGGGGTTGCGGAGGCGGGGATCGCGGCTCACTGGAAGTACAAGGAGGGGAAGGGGTACGACGAGAAGGAGGTGAAGCGCTTTGCCTGGCTGCGTCAGCTCCTTGAATGGCAGCAGGAGCTCCAGGACTCCCATGAGTTCATGAGCACCGTCAAGGTGGAGCTTTTTCCCGAGGAGGTCTACGTCTTCACGCCGAACGGCGATGTGAAGAGCTTTCCCAAGGGGTCGACCCCCATCGACTTCGCCTACACCATCCACACCGACCTGGGGCATCGCTGCGTCGGCGCCAAGGTGAACGGCAAGCTGGTCCCCCTCAAGTACGAGCTCAAGAACGGCGATATCGTCGAGGTTATCACCTCTCCCCACCACACCCCCAGCAAGGATTGGCTCAAGATCGTCAGGAGCTCCCGGGCGCGGAACAAGATCCGGGCCTGGATAAAGACCGAAGAGCGGGTCCGGAGCATCTCCCTTGGCAAGGAGATCATGGAGAAGGAATTCCGACGTTTCTCCTTGAACCTGGGCAAGCTCCAGAAGACGGGGGAGCTGAAGAGGGTGGCCACGGAATTCGGCTATGTAGGCGACGACGATCTCATGGCGGCCGTGGGATATGGAAAGCTCTCCTGCAACCAGGTGCTCGGCAAACTGCTGCCCGAGGAAAAGCTCGCCGAGAAGCAGGAACTGAAGGAATCGCGGATCGGCAAGGCCATCAGCAAGCTGACGGGAAAATCCACGAGCGCCATTCAGATAGGCGGCGTTGACGATGTGCTCGTTCGCTTCGGCAAGTGCTGCAATCCGGTCCCCGGTGACGAAATCGTCGGGTTCATCACCAGGGGACGGGGTGTGACCGTCCACACCGCCGACTGTCCCATTGCCCTGGAGAACGATCCGGAGCGGCGCATCGCCGTTGACTGGAACCGGGAGCGGAAGGCGGCCCTGCCGGTGAAGATCAAGGTCTCCTGTCACGACCAGAAGGGGATTCTGGCCAATATCACCCTGGCCATTACCAACTGTGAGGCGAACATATCGAGCGCCTCCATCCAGAGCACCGTGGACCGGCGAGGGGTGAACATTTTCGAGGTGGACGTCACGAGCCTTGAGCACCTGACCCGGGTCATGAACAACATCATGAAGGTAAGCGGCGTCACCCATGTGGAACGGATGAAGTCGTAG
- the rpoZ gene encoding DNA-directed RNA polymerase subunit omega — MARVTVEDCLEKVDNRFLLVMLASKRVKQLYKGASPLIDNKAANKNVVVSLREIASGKVGYELTSRKAK; from the coding sequence ATGGCACGGGTAACAGTTGAAGATTGCCTTGAAAAAGTGGATAATCGCTTCCTGCTTGTCATGCTGGCGTCAAAGCGCGTCAAGCAACTCTACAAAGGAGCTTCGCCTCTCATCGACAACAAGGCAGCCAACAAGAACGTGGTGGTATCGCTTCGCGAAATCGCCTCGGGCAAGGTAGGGTACGAGCTGACTTCGCGCAAGGCAAAGTAG
- the gmk gene encoding guanylate kinase — protein MKREGVLYIISAPSGAGKTTLCKEIIDIFPHLRHSVSYTTRQPRAGEVHGKDYYFISMDEFRSMVDKGEFAEWAEVHGNCYGTSIRTLEECRITGIDLILDIDIQGARQLKERYEGGVYIFILPPSYEELRRRLNGRSSDSDDVISRRIDAAAGEIRESRWYDYIIVNDQFSRAVEELKSVVVAERCRTFRVLETVTERFDMG, from the coding sequence ATGAAACGCGAAGGGGTTCTCTACATCATCTCGGCGCCGTCGGGGGCGGGTAAGACTACGCTCTGCAAGGAAATAATTGACATCTTTCCGCACCTCCGGCATTCTGTCAGCTATACGACGCGGCAGCCCCGAGCCGGTGAAGTGCATGGAAAAGACTATTATTTTATTTCCATGGACGAGTTCCGGAGCATGGTCGATAAGGGTGAGTTTGCCGAGTGGGCCGAGGTTCACGGCAACTGTTACGGTACGTCCATTCGCACCCTTGAGGAGTGCCGCATCACGGGAATCGACCTGATTCTCGATATTGACATCCAGGGCGCGCGTCAGCTCAAGGAGCGTTACGAGGGCGGCGTCTACATATTCATTCTCCCCCCCAGCTACGAGGAACTCCGTCGTCGGCTCAACGGCCGTTCCTCCGACAGCGACGATGTCATTAGCCGGCGCATTGATGCCGCTGCCGGCGAGATTCGCGAATCCCGCTGGTACGACTACATTATAGTCAACGATCAGTTCAGCCGGGCAGTAGAAGAACTCAAATCGGTCGTGGTTGCAGAGCGGTGCCGGACGTTCCGGGTTCTTGAAACGGTGACCGAACGGTTCGACATGGGCTGA
- a CDS encoding YicC/YloC family endoribonuclease: MIKSMTGYGKAVVETETGRTTVEIRSVNHRYGEVFVKMPRSFLAFENDVRKAVGDRLKRGKIEVFVQREEGVGGQNQPLVNLPLARAYRDAFERMRSELGLADPVTLPLLLSQRDVLAAREEGADEDILRGELLQAVRGAVEAMEAMRMREGEALLADLRDRRQTLATLIDRVAERAPAVVADYAQKLRERLAQLLADTTLDEARLAQEVALLADRCDVTEELVRFRSHLIQFDETLALAEPVGRKLDFLMQELNREVNTIGSKANDAAMAAIVVELKAELEKIREQVQNIE; this comes from the coding sequence ATGATCAAGAGTATGACCGGCTACGGCAAGGCCGTGGTCGAAACGGAAACAGGGCGGACCACCGTCGAGATACGGTCGGTGAACCACCGCTACGGCGAGGTCTTCGTCAAGATGCCCCGCTCGTTCCTGGCCTTCGAGAATGACGTGCGCAAGGCCGTGGGGGACCGTCTGAAGCGGGGAAAGATCGAAGTCTTCGTGCAGCGTGAGGAGGGAGTTGGCGGTCAGAATCAGCCGCTGGTGAACCTTCCCCTGGCACGGGCCTACCGTGATGCGTTCGAGCGGATGCGGTCCGAACTTGGTCTGGCTGATCCGGTGACCCTGCCGCTCCTCCTCTCCCAGCGGGACGTCCTGGCTGCCCGGGAGGAGGGGGCCGATGAGGATATCCTCCGGGGCGAGCTTCTCCAGGCGGTTCGTGGCGCGGTGGAGGCCATGGAGGCCATGAGGATGCGCGAAGGCGAAGCGCTCCTGGCCGATCTCAGGGACCGCCGCCAGACCCTTGCGACGCTCATTGACCGGGTGGCCGAGCGTGCACCCGCCGTGGTCGCTGACTATGCCCAGAAGCTGCGGGAGCGGCTTGCGCAGCTTCTCGCCGATACGACCCTCGACGAAGCGCGGCTCGCCCAGGAGGTGGCGCTACTGGCCGACCGGTGCGATGTTACCGAGGAGTTGGTCCGTTTCCGGAGCCACCTGATCCAGTTCGACGAGACCCTTGCCCTTGCGGAGCCGGTGGGGCGCAAGCTGGATTTCCTCATGCAGGAGCTGAACCGCGAGGTCAATACCATCGGGTCCAAGGCCAATGACGCCGCCATGGCCGCCATCGTGGTTGAACTGAAGGCCGAACTGGAAAAGATCCGTGAACAGGTACAGAACATAGAATAG
- the galE gene encoding UDP-glucose 4-epimerase GalE, protein MTVLVTGGAGYIGSHVVRQLSEAGYTVVVYDNLSTGFADALVHGERLVVGELADSDRLDALFAEHGFKTVLHFAASIVAPESVTDPLKYYSNNTRNTLNLLTACVKHGVERFIFSSTAAVYGMPENGIAAEESPTVPINPYGTSKLMSEWMLRDVCAAHGMRSVALRYFNVAGADPQARMGQRTPEATHLIKVSSQAALGMREKVSIFGTDYATPDGTGIRDYIHIEDLASAHLAALAYLERGGETTRINVGYGKGASVREVIEMVRRVSGVHFPAEEAPRRPGDPAMLVAKADRARTVLGWTPHYDDLETIVADAWRWEAKLNKR, encoded by the coding sequence ATGACTGTTCTCGTTACTGGCGGTGCCGGGTACATCGGGAGCCATGTGGTCCGACAGCTTTCCGAGGCCGGCTATACCGTGGTTGTCTACGACAATCTCTCCACCGGCTTCGCCGACGCCTTGGTGCATGGCGAGCGGCTTGTTGTGGGTGAGCTGGCTGATTCTGACCGGCTTGATGCCCTCTTCGCAGAGCACGGGTTCAAGACGGTGCTCCATTTCGCAGCCTCCATCGTGGCGCCCGAGTCGGTGACCGATCCCCTCAAGTATTACAGCAATAATACCCGCAATACCCTCAATCTCCTCACGGCCTGCGTGAAGCATGGGGTCGAGCGGTTCATCTTCTCCAGTACCGCGGCGGTGTACGGCATGCCCGAGAACGGCATTGCTGCGGAAGAGAGTCCCACAGTCCCCATCAACCCCTATGGCACGTCGAAGCTCATGAGTGAATGGATGCTCCGCGACGTCTGTGCCGCCCATGGCATGCGCTCGGTGGCGCTACGCTACTTCAACGTGGCGGGGGCAGACCCCCAGGCCCGGATGGGACAGCGGACCCCGGAGGCGACCCACCTCATCAAGGTCTCCAGCCAGGCCGCCCTGGGGATGCGGGAGAAGGTCTCCATCTTCGGCACCGACTACGCCACCCCCGACGGCACCGGCATCCGCGACTACATCCACATTGAGGATCTTGCCTCAGCCCACCTGGCTGCCCTGGCGTATCTGGAAAGGGGCGGGGAGACGACGCGGATCAACGTCGGTTATGGCAAGGGGGCCAGCGTCCGTGAGGTGATCGAGATGGTGCGCCGGGTGTCAGGAGTCCATTTCCCGGCCGAGGAAGCTCCCCGGCGTCCCGGCGATCCGGCCATGCTGGTGGCAAAGGCGGACCGGGCCAGGACGGTCCTCGGCTGGACCCCGCACTATGACGATCTTGAAACCATTGTCGCCGATGCGTGGCGATGGGAAGCTAAACTCAACAAACGGTGA
- a CDS encoding NAD-dependent epimerase, which produces MSTVLVTGAAGFIGFHLSQRLLARGDRVVGLDNLNDYYDVNLKLDRLRQLEGREGFRFIRASLADRPALEELFSGERFDAVVNLAAQAGVRYSLKNPHAYVESNLVGFMNILEGCRHHGVKHLVYASSSSVYGANTAMPFSVHHNVDHPVSLYAATKKANELMAHTYSSLYGLPTTGLRFFTVYGPWGRPDMALFLFTKAILEGRPIDVYNHGKMQRDFTYIDDIVEGVMRVMDRTAEPNPSWSGDHPDPGTSYAPYRIYNIGNNSPVELLTFIETIEKCIGKPAEKNFLPIQAGDVPATYADVDDLMNDVGFKPATPIGEGIRRFVEWYREYYHV; this is translated from the coding sequence ATGTCCACGGTTCTCGTCACCGGCGCCGCCGGCTTCATCGGATTTCACCTCTCCCAGAGACTCCTCGCTCGGGGCGACCGCGTGGTGGGTCTCGACAATCTCAACGACTACTACGATGTAAATCTGAAGCTGGACCGGCTTCGCCAGTTGGAGGGGCGGGAGGGGTTCCGTTTTATCCGGGCGAGCCTGGCTGACCGACCGGCCCTGGAAGAGCTCTTTAGCGGCGAGCGCTTCGACGCGGTGGTGAACCTAGCGGCCCAGGCCGGGGTCCGTTATTCCCTCAAGAATCCCCACGCCTACGTGGAGAGCAATCTGGTCGGCTTTATGAACATCCTGGAAGGGTGCCGCCACCACGGCGTGAAGCATCTGGTCTACGCCTCGTCCAGCTCCGTCTACGGGGCCAACACGGCCATGCCCTTTTCAGTCCACCACAACGTGGACCATCCGGTCTCCCTCTACGCGGCCACCAAGAAGGCCAACGAACTCATGGCCCACACCTATTCGAGCCTCTACGGACTTCCTACTACGGGATTGCGGTTCTTCACGGTTTACGGACCCTGGGGGCGGCCCGACATGGCGCTCTTCCTCTTTACCAAGGCTATCCTTGAGGGGCGTCCCATAGACGTCTACAACCACGGCAAAATGCAGCGGGACTTCACCTACATCGACGACATCGTCGAGGGGGTCATGCGGGTCATGGACCGGACCGCCGAGCCCAACCCATCCTGGAGCGGCGACCATCCCGACCCGGGCACCAGCTACGCCCCCTACCGGATCTACAACATCGGCAACAACAGCCCGGTGGAGCTCTTGACGTTCATCGAGACCATCGAGAAGTGCATCGGCAAGCCGGCGGAGAAGAACTTCCTCCCCATTCAGGCGGGGGACGTGCCGGCCACCTACGCCGACGTGGACGATCTGATGAACGATGTGGGTTTCAAACCGGCCACTCCCATCGGGGAAGGGATACGGCGGTTTGTTGAGTGGTATCGGGAGTATTACCATGTCTGA
- the waaC gene encoding lipopolysaccharide heptosyltransferase I has product MPLRVLIVKVSALGDVIHALPVLDYLHQVSSGIEIDWVVEEGNRDILEGHPLLRRLHVVRTKAWRRDPLSDTTRREISAIRRELREADYDIAFDLQGNVKSGIITWLSGARRRYGFDREGVRESLNLLFTTNQVPLRRQDHHISHRSLRVVSVPLGRDYTGMTIGPDIFTSPEDDAAAEALLATLDDGLAFLFHNGTTWTTKLWYEEGWIGLGRKVLGRYPDSTILLSWGNEQEKNAAETIAAGIGRGVRVLPKLSLKGFCALLKKVDLVVGGDTGPIHMAAAVGTPTVSFYRSTDGRRNGPLGDQHVVIQSPLDCTACLRKSCDKDAPCRASITADVLMSGIEKLLTPPFPSAG; this is encoded by the coding sequence ATGCCGCTCCGTGTCCTCATCGTCAAAGTCTCCGCCCTCGGCGACGTCATCCACGCCCTGCCGGTCCTCGACTATCTCCACCAGGTATCGTCCGGCATTGAGATCGACTGGGTGGTGGAGGAAGGGAACCGGGATATCCTGGAGGGGCACCCGTTGCTGCGCCGGCTCCATGTTGTCCGCACCAAGGCATGGCGGCGCGATCCCCTGTCCGACACGACCCGCCGGGAAATCTCCGCCATCCGCCGGGAATTGCGCGAAGCCGACTACGACATCGCTTTCGACCTCCAGGGGAACGTCAAGAGCGGCATCATCACGTGGCTCTCCGGTGCCCGGCGCCGCTACGGCTTCGACCGCGAAGGGGTGAGGGAATCGCTCAATCTTCTCTTTACCACGAACCAGGTGCCCCTCCGCCGGCAGGACCATCACATTTCGCACCGCTCCCTCCGGGTAGTCAGTGTCCCCCTGGGTCGAGACTACACGGGGATGACCATCGGGCCCGACATTTTCACCTCTCCCGAGGACGATGCCGCTGCCGAAGCGCTCCTGGCAACCCTCGATGACGGCCTTGCCTTCCTTTTCCACAACGGCACCACCTGGACCACCAAGCTCTGGTACGAGGAAGGGTGGATCGGGCTGGGCAGAAAGGTCCTCGGCAGATACCCGGACTCAACCATTCTCCTCTCCTGGGGAAACGAACAGGAGAAAAATGCTGCCGAAACCATAGCCGCCGGCATCGGCCGAGGCGTGAGGGTTTTGCCGAAATTGAGTCTCAAGGGTTTCTGCGCCCTACTCAAAAAGGTCGATCTGGTGGTCGGAGGGGACACCGGGCCGATTCACATGGCCGCCGCAGTGGGGACTCCGACGGTTTCCTTCTACCGCTCCACTGACGGGAGACGCAACGGTCCCCTGGGCGACCAGCATGTGGTCATCCAGTCACCACTCGACTGCACGGCCTGTCTGCGCAAGTCGTGCGACAAGGATGCTCCCTGCCGCGCCAGCATCACTGCGGATGTTCTTATGTCAGGCATCGAAAAGCTCCTGACGCCCCCCTTTCCATCGGCCGGGTGA